The Pseudomonas bijieensis DNA window GATCTTGCGAAAGTCCTGATGGATTGCCGGCGTATCGTCCACCACCAGGATCCGCCGGTTGGCAGGGACCGACATGGGGTTCATGGATTGCTCTCCGATAGCTGGCTCGCAGGTCGAGTCCAGTGGTCCGTCGCCGGAACGATGGTGCCGGCCTTGAGCAGTTCGGCGGCCTGGCCGCTGTCGACCACGGTACTGAAGTAATGCCCCTGGGCCTGCATCGCTCCGCCACTGGACATCAGCGTAGTGCGCTGCTCCTGGGTCTCGACGCCCTCGGCGATGATTCCGATGCCCACGTCCCGGGCGAAGTTGATGATCGCCCGCAGCGTCGTGGCGTTCTCGGGGTCGGCGTTGGCGCTGTCGAGGAAACGCTGGGCGAGCTTGAGGTGGTTGACCCGGTAGGTCTTGAGGTAATCGAACGAGGAGTACTCGGTGCCGAAGTCATCGATGGCGATCTGCACGCCCAATTCGCAGAGGCGTGGCAAGACGTCGTTGTGGGTCCACTTGGTCTGGGCGAGGGTGGCTTCGGTGACGTCGAAGCGCAGGTCCCAGGGCGCCAGTTCCCAGCGCGCGGTGGTGCGCAGCACATCGTAGATCAGTTCCGGGCCGGTCTTGAGTTGGGTCAGGGACAGGTCGATGGCGATCACCGGGGGCGCCATGCCCTGGTCGCGCCACTGGCGCATCTGTTGGCAGGCCTGGTCCAGCACCCAATGCCCCAGGCCAATGATGATCCCGGTCTTCTCGGCGGCCGGCATGAAGGCCGCGGGCTCCAGCCAGCCACGTTCGGGGTGGTTCCAGCGCACTTGCACGCCCATGCCGAGGATCTTGCCGGTGCCAAGGTCGACTTCCGGCAGGTAGTGCAGTTGCAGCTCATTGTTTTCGACCGCTTGGCGCAGGTCATTGGCGAGGGCGACCCGGTCGGTAACCTCCTGATTGATCTCCTCGTTATGGAAATGGTACTGGTTGCGGCCCTTTTCCTTGGAACGGTACAGAGCCATGTCGGACTGCGCCATCAGGCTGTCGGCACTCAGGCTCTGCGGGGTGTACAGGGCGATGCCAATGCTCACCGAGATCCGCACGTCGTTGCCGTCCAGGGAATACGGCGCCACGAGGGCATCGCGGATCTTGGCCGCCAGCGCGGCGCAGTGGGTCGCTTCATGGACGTCCAGTTGCAGCAGGGCGAATTCATCGCCGCCCAGGCGCGCCACCACGTCGTTTTCCCGGGTACAGGCCTTGATCCGGGCGGCGACCTCCTGCAACAGCAGGTCACCGATGGGGTGGCCCAAGGTATCGTTGATCCGTTTGAAGTGGTCCAGGTCCAGGTAGAACATGGCAAACGGCGCCGCTCCCCGACGAGCGGCGGCGAAGGCCTGGTGCAGGCGCTCGATCACCGTGGCACGGTTGGCCAGCCCGGTCAGGCCGTCGGTGCGGGCCAGCAGGGCGATCTTCTCTTCGGCCAGCTTGCGCTCGGTGATGTCGAGGATGATGCCTTCCACTTCCAGCAACAGGCCCTGATCGTTGCGCACCGGTATGTAGCGGTTCTCCACCCAGCGGAACGTGTCGTCGCCGGTGCGCATGCGAAACTCGATGGAAGCCCCCGCGGTGTCGCGGTCCAGGACGCGGACCATGGCCTCATGGACTTTGTCCTGGTCGTCGGGGTGGATCAGGGTTTGCGCCCAATCCGGCGCGTTGGTCAGTTGCGCCGCGGAATGACCGAACTTGGTGATGTTGTGGGAGATGTACATCAATGGAAACGGTGGCTCGCCCCGCAGGCGATAGAGAATGGTCGGGCTGTTTTGCACGATGATGTTGGCGTCGGCCAGTTCCCGGGTGCGCTCCTCGACCGCGCGCTCGAGCATGTCCATTTTCAGCGCCGCGTCCTCGGTCATCTGCCATTTGACGGTCAAGGTACTGGCCATCTGGCGGATCTCGATGGCGTCGAAGGGCTTTTTCAGGATGAGCAAGCGGTCGCCCAGGTCCAGGCGATCGGCGATGTCTTCCCAGGAATA harbors:
- a CDS encoding EAL domain-containing protein gives rise to the protein MSLPLDKTNRRILIVDDTPTIHEDFRKILSPQMNAEDNLSSAEEALFGAPVAVASTSFVLESAFQGMEALNKVETALAQGQPFAMAFIDMRMPPGWDGLETIERLWRADPKLQVALCTAYSDYSWEDIADRLDLGDRLLILKKPFDAIEIRQMASTLTVKWQMTEDAALKMDMLERAVEERTRELADANIIVQNSPTILYRLRGEPPFPLMYISHNITKFGHSAAQLTNAPDWAQTLIHPDDQDKVHEAMVRVLDRDTAGASIEFRMRTGDDTFRWVENRYIPVRNDQGLLLEVEGIILDITERKLAEEKIALLARTDGLTGLANRATVIERLHQAFAAARRGAAPFAMFYLDLDHFKRINDTLGHPIGDLLLQEVAARIKACTRENDVVARLGGDEFALLQLDVHEATHCAALAAKIRDALVAPYSLDGNDVRISVSIGIALYTPQSLSADSLMAQSDMALYRSKEKGRNQYHFHNEEINQEVTDRVALANDLRQAVENNELQLHYLPEVDLGTGKILGMGVQVRWNHPERGWLEPAAFMPAAEKTGIIIGLGHWVLDQACQQMRQWRDQGMAPPVIAIDLSLTQLKTGPELIYDVLRTTARWELAPWDLRFDVTEATLAQTKWTHNDVLPRLCELGVQIAIDDFGTEYSSFDYLKTYRVNHLKLAQRFLDSANADPENATTLRAIINFARDVGIGIIAEGVETQEQRTTLMSSGGAMQAQGHYFSTVVDSGQAAELLKAGTIVPATDHWTRPASQLSESNP